CAGGATCTCTTTCCCTAAAAACAGAAAAGCAATCATCAAAATTGCGGCAACTATGGTCGCTTTTTCACTCTGAATGTGTCCCGCTTTCTTCCGAAGATCAATAATTATAGGAATACTCCCAATAATATCAATCACCGCAAAAAGGATCATACTGGCGCTGGCTATTTCCCTGAAGTTTAATTCCATATTCAAAAACTAGCTCGCAAAAGTACTCTGAATTGACAGAAAATACGAATTATACCGCGAAAATTTTAACAGGATCACCCCTGAAGTTAAGTGCCTGAAAAAATTATCTTTGCAGCATGTTTCAGCTTGGAAAAACTATAGTATCTGAAGAAATCCTGAAAAAGGATTTTGTGTGTAACCTTTCGGCCTGTAAAGGAGCCTGTTGTATCGCCGGAGATGCGGGCGCACCTTTGGAAGAGGCCGAAACCCACATCCTGGAAGACATTTATCCACTCGTTAAACCTTATCTTCGAAAAGAAGGCATTGCAGCCATTGAAAAGCAGGGCACCTCAGTTATTGGCGAAGATGGTGAATACGAGACCCCGCTTATAGATGGGGCCGATTGTGCTTATGTCACTTTCGATAAAAAAGGCACGGCCCTTTGCGGAATTGAAGAAGCTTACAACCAGGGGGATATTAAATGGAAAAAACCCGTTTCCTGCCACCTCTACCCGGTACGCACACAGGATTATTCCGAGTTTTCTGCCGTGAACTATCACCACTGGTACATTTGCGACGATGCCTGCACTTTGGGAAAAGAACTTCAGGTGCCTGTATACAGGTTCGTAAAGGAAGCTCTTATCAGAAAATACGGTGAAGACTGGTACGCTGAACTTGAAAAAGTAGCCGAAAACCTGAAAGAACAGGAAAAATAGGTTCTTAAGGAGAATAAACTTCAGCCCTGGAGAAAGCTGGTTTTTGAAATAATCCCATTCATCTAAAGAATGGCACCGGCACTTTGCGCTTTCCTGCCATCTGCAGGCATTTTCAGCTCAACAAAGTCAAACCCCATATACCTGCCTGAAAATAAATGGCTTAGACTTTGACCGCATAAGGATTTTTTTTATTTTCGTAATTCGTTCTGCCACTTTTACTTCCCTCAGGCAGAGCCCTTTTCCCCGTTTTTAATTTTTTTTACAGCCTGTAATCACTTAAAAACATAGCATTATGAAAAGATTCATCCATTTAATTCTTGCAATTATCTTCATGGCCGGCACCACCACAGCTGAAGCCCAGTTTTTCAAAAAGCTTAAAAAGAAGGTAGAAGAAAAAGTTGAAGACGCAGCAATAAAAAACGTGTCTGACAAAGCCGCTAAAGAAACCAATAAGTCTTTAGACAACCTTTGGGCAAAACAACTCGAGACCTCCAATTATTCCATGGGAATGAACATGGTTGACCCTTCAGAAATTCCCGACAGCTATAATTTTGACTGGAAATATACCCTCCAGATGAACACTTCGGAAGGAACAATGGATATGGTATATCACATTAAGGAGAATGCTCCATATGTAGGGATAAAAATCCCGCAGGCAGAGAATATGCTTAGCGTACTCGATAATAAAAGGAATATGACCGTGCTCTACATGAATTCTGAAGGCAACAAAATGGTGATGGCCACCCGTTTTGATGTTTCTGAAGAAAATATGGAGGCAGACACACCTTATGATGAAATGAAGTTTGAAAAGATTGGCAAAAAGACCATTTTGGGATATGAATGCCAGGGCTATAGTTCCGAAAATGATGAAAATGTCTTTACATTTTACGTGACCGATGAGACCGGACTCAGTTTTAGCGATTTCTTTCAGAAAAACCAGAAAAACATCCCTGAAGGCCTGGACGCCGACTGGATTAAAGACGGAAAGGGGTTAATGATGGAAATGCAGATGAAAGACAAGAAAAATCCTGAAAAAAATGTGAGCATGCTATGCACGGGGATTGAGAAACAAGCCTTTTCCATTAACACTTCAGACTACCAAAGTATGGGCGGAGGCAGATAAAATAATCTCATTCCCAGATATTTCTTCTGTTTTTGCTAAATTGAAGTGGTAAATAAGATATATGAAAAACAGAAGAACATTCATCAAAACGTCCGGGCTTTTTCTTGCATCCAGCTTTTTGCCCGTCACCACATTTTTAGGGTCTACCCGAAAGAAAAAACTCGGAGTTGCCCTCGTGGGCCTGGGCGGCTACAGCACCCATCAACTGGCTCCTGCCCTGCAGGAAACCCAATACTGTGAGCTACGCGGCATTGTAACCGGCAGCCCCGAGAAGATCCCGCGCTGGCAGGAAAAATACAACATCCCCGATGCTAATGTTTACAATTACGACACTATGCACCAAATTGCCAATAATGACGATATTGATGTAATTTACATTGTGCTGCCCAACTCCATGCATGCCGAATACACGATTAAAGCTGCCAATGCCGGCAAACACGTATGGTGTGAAAAACCAATGGCCATGAATGCCGAAGAGTGCCGCCAAATGATAGAAGCCTGCGAAAAGAACAAAGTCAAACTCGCCATAGGCTACCGGCTTCAGCATGAAAAGAACAACCGCATCATGATGAAATGGGCCGAAACCACGCCTTACGGGCCCATGCAGGAAGTAAAAGCCGCAGCCGGTTTCTACAACAGCAATCCCGGCTGGCGTGCAGAAAAGGAAATGGGCGGCGGCGCCATGTACGACATGGGCGTTTACCCGCTAAACACATCCCGTTACACAGTAGGCAGGGAGCCTATTGCTGTTTCGGCGAAAAGCCACACCACCCGCGACCAGCTTTTTAAGGAGGTTGATGAAAGCATGGAGTTCACCCTCGAATTTCCCGACGGAATTGTGGCCAACTGCCGCACCAGTTTCGGGGAAAACATGAACAACCTGGAAGTGACCTGCAGCAATGGCTCGTACTACCTGCAACCTTTCCAGACGTACACCGGCGTAAAAGGAGGCACCAGCGACGGTAAAATCCTTGAGCCGTTCGGGAAGAACCAGCAGGCCGTGCAGATGGACGACGATGCGCTGGCAATACTCCATGACAAGCCCATGATGGTGCCCGGGGAAGAAGGTTTGAAGGATATTGTTGTTCTTGAAAAAATCTTTGCATCGGCAGCAAAAAATGGGCAAAGGCTGAAAATATAAGCTTCCAAAAATGCCATTTTTGACATCTGTTTCTGAAGAACTTCAGGAAGACCTTTTTTTGCTTCTTCGGAAAATTTAAAGGGCTAATGAACTAGCTCACAAAAGCATATACTGAAGCCGTTTTTCTGACTTCCGCAGAAGAATACTTGTATTATTAAAAAAAAATGTTAAAAATATTTCTGAAGCTGTAAGAAAACTCTTTACTTTAAGTTCAAATTTGACAGCGCTCAAAAAGAGCCGTCCAAATTCACTTTTATGGCTAGCTTAGAACCCATTTTACAGGAAAACAAAGACAGATTCGTGATTTTTCCGGTGAAGCATCACGACATTTGGGACTGGTATAAAAAAATGGAAGCCAATTTCTGGACTGCAGAAGAAATTGACCTGCAGCAGGATCTGAACCACTGGAACACTAATTTGGGTACCGGTGAAAGAAATTTCATCAAACATATACTTGCCTTTTTTGCCACTTCACATGCAGTTCTAAGGGAGAACCTGGCCAAAAACTTCGTGAATGAAGTTCAATACCCCGAAGCCAGGTCCTTCTACGGATTTCAAATAAGCAGGGAGAATATCCATTTTGAAACTTACTCCCTGCTTATAAACACCTACATCAAAGATGAACAGGAAAAAACCGCCTTTTTTAAAGCTTCCGCCCATCAGAAGAAAAATATGTGGGCGCAAAAATGGGGAAAATCCAGTTCTTTTGCCGAAAGGCTAATTGCTTTTGCAGCGATTGAAAAAATCTTCTTTTCAGGGGCTTTTTGTTCCATCTTTTGGCTTGGGAAGCAGGGACTCCTGCCTGGCCTTTACCTCGCCAGCCAACTTGTGGCAAGGGATAAAGGTGTTCAATCAGGTTTTGGGGCCCACCTGCACAACAAGCATCTGGTGAACAGGCTGCCAAAAGAGCGTAGAAGGGAGATTATTCTTGAAGCCCACAACCTGGAACGAGAATTCATTACAGCAAGCTTCCCCAATGAGCTTATGGGAATGAAGTGCGAATCACTACTTCATTACCTCGAGTCTGATACCGACCAACTACTGCTTCAGCTGGAATGCACAAAAGAATTCGGAACAGAAGACCCGTTAAGTCCTATGGATCCAGATAGCCTTCAGGAGAAAACCCATTTCTTAGAAAAAAGAGTGGGAGCGTTCAAAAATGCGGGTACCACAAACAAAGAACCTGAACCCTTCCGCAGCAAAAATCAGGAATCCTGAAGTTTTTCAGGATAATTACGCGATTTAAACCTGAAATTAGAAAAGCAAGCAGTTGCGGGAACCGCCTGCTTTTTTGCTATTTTTGAGGCTTCAGGAAAAAACTTCGAACATGATGAACTGGGAGCAGCTGCTTTCGCTTAAAAAAGCAGGAGACACGAACAAAAGATTACGAAAAGAACAAAATGCGACCCGCTTAGGATTTGAAGTAGATTATGACCGCATCATATTTTCTTCGGCTTTTAGAAGTTTACAGGATAAAACGCAGGTAATCCCGCTTTCAAAGACAGATTTTGTACATACGCGGCTCACCCACAGCCTTGAAGTATCGGTAGTGGGGCGTTCCCTGGGGCGCCTGGCCGGGCAAAAGATCCTGGAGAAACACCCGCAGCTGGAAAAGACCCATGGCTACCAGATGAACGATTTTGGGGCCATTGTTGCCGCTGCCGCCCTGGCGCACGATATTGGGAATCCGCCTTTTGGGCATTCGGGGGAAAAGGCCATTGGAGAATACTTCAGCAATGGCAATGGGAGGCGTTTCCGGGAGTTGCTTACTGCTGAAGAATATGAAGACCTTACCAAATTTGAAGGAAATGCCAACGGTTTCAAGATCTTAACGGAAGACAAACCCGGTATACCTGGGGGCATCAGGCTTTCTTATGCCACTTTGGGAGCTTTTATAAAATATCCGAAGGAATCCCTTCCGCATAAACCCACCGCACGCATAGCCGATAAGAAGTTCGGGATATTTCAGTCTGAAAAAGCCTTTTTTGAAGAGGTAGCCAATGAACTGGGACTTATTTCCAGCGGCAGCGGCAAAAACCTGAGCTACTACAGGCACCCCCTCGCTTTTCTTGTTGAAGCGGCCGATGATATTTGCTACACGATCATTGATTTTGAAGACGGCATCAACCTGGGGCTCATCCAGGAAGAATATGCGCTGGAGTACCTCATCAACCTGGTGAAAGATTCTATCATCACAAAAAAGTACCACAACCTGCAAACCCGCGCCGACAGGCTGAGTTACCTAAGGGCCCTGGCCATTAATACGCTGCTCACCGAGGCTGTGGAAATTTTTATGGACAACGAGGAGGCCATCCTAAAAGGGGAATTTCACGAAGCCCTTTTTGACAGGAGTAAATACGAAGCCCAGATCACTGATATCATTAAAATTAGTATTGATAAAATTTACCAGAGCGAAGAAGTGATTAGCAAGGAAATTGCTGGTTACCAAATGCTTTCTCATTTGCTGGACACTTACACCGCCGCCTTACTGCCCGAAAACGGGAAACAGACAAATTACAACAAACTCGTTCTAAAATTAATTCCCGAAGCCCATCATTTTGAAGACCTTGGGGTGTACGACAAGCTTATCAAGATTTGCAGTTATATTTCTTCATTAACAGACAGTAAAATAGTGTCGTTGTTCAAAAAATTCAAAGGCCTTAAAATTTAATTTTTTGTAATTTGCAGAATAGCTTTCTTCGGAAGTCATTTACCTTTCCCTTTATGAATAAACGATTACTTTTTGTACTTCCGGTCGTTCTGTTTGCTGCCGTTTTTGGACTTTACCTGGGTTGTGAGAACACTGCACCTTCTGAAATTTCAGAATTAAGAGAAAGGCATGAGCATTTTCTGAAGCAGAACAAGCCCACCAAAGATAAAGGCTTCTCACGTCTTGAAAAGATCAAAAAAGGCCTGCCCCCAAAGAAATATTACGAGGAAATGGAGTACCTCACCATGAATCCTGCTTTGGGATATCCGGAACCTCATAAAGTAAGGGCGCTGCATGAGCAGCTTCAAAAACAAAGGCAAAGCAGGAGTTTTGTCAAAGCTCCGGGAGACAATGAGCAGCACCCATGGATCTCCCGCGGCCCCAACAATGTGGGAGGCCGTACAAGGGTTTTGCTCTTTGACCCAAATGATGCCTCGGGCAACCGGGTGTTTGCCGGTGCCATAAGCGGCGGGCTGTGGGTCAATGACAATATTACCCGTGAATCTTCTCCCTGGAAGCAGGTAGAAGGCTTGCCGGCCAATTTGAATATATCGTGCCTCACGGTAGACCCACGGAATCCTGATATCTGGTATGCAGGTACAGGAGAACAATATACCGGCGGAGACGTAGTGGGAACGGGCGTTTACAAAACTACAGATGCAGGCCAGACCTGGAGTAAAGTGCTTGATGTAGAAGAGTTTTCAGAAACAGGAAGCGGCACCAACATTCGGGCCATTGGAGGCGTTTACTACATCAATGACATAGAAGCCTGGGATAATGGCAGCAGCACCGAAGTCTTTATTGGCGTCTCCACCCATCTGTATGCCAATGCACAAAATCCGCAGAATTTGCTGGGCTTTTTTGAAAGGGGGCTTTACCAAAGTAAAGACGAAGGGGCTTCCTGGAACAAGGTCCTTGAAGAGGAGTCTTTTAACGACTTTGAAACAGATGCAGCAGGGAATGTATGGGTTTCAACTACCTATTCGCCGGGCGAGGAGAATTCTTTTGGCGGAAAGATCTTCAGGCGCGAAAAAGAGGCAAATACGAGCTGGTCTCTGGTGACCACCATTCCCAATGTTTACCGCACCGAAATAGAAGCTTCAGCCATAAATCCTGAAAAATTTTACATTCTTGCTGAAGACCAGTATGAAGAAGCCTCGCTTTGGGTGACCACAAATGCTTTTCAGAATATTTCCCGGCTGAATGAACCCAACGATGCCGATCTTGATATTCCTCCAGATGATTTTGCCCGCGGACAGGCATTTTACAACCTGATGATTGAATCTGATCCTACCAACGATGATATTGTCTACGTTGGCGGAATAGACCTCTTCAGGTCAACAACAGGGGGAAATTCATGGGAACAGATCTCTAAATGGTCTAATAATGACAACCTTGATGAGTTGCCTGTTTCGGAAGTTCACGCAGACCATCATGTGATGAGGTTTAAACCCGGCAATACCAACCAGGCGATCTTTGGGCATGACGGCGGGGTTTCTTTTGCCAGCGATCTTTCAGCAGCAAGCACTTCGAAAGTATTCATCACTCCCGAAACCGACTATATCACCACACAATTCTACTCTGTTGCCGTGGCGCCTGCTTCCTTTGCAACCGGAGATTACTTTTTGGGGGGCACCCAGGATAACGGCACCCTCTTGATTGAAAGAGGAAACCCCACTTCTATAGGAATTTTGGGTGGCGATGGTGCACATTCCTTTTTTGACCAGGTAGACACAAAGTACCTCATCGCAAACCTGGTATATAACGACCTTATCATTCTTTACAGTTACGACAAAGAGGGTTTTGCACTTATAGCCAACAATGAGGACAGGGACGGGTTCTTTATAAATCCGCAGGCCCTAGATTCCAATCTGGATGTGCTGTTCTCCAATGGGCCAGAAGGCGTGCTTTACAGGTATGATAAGCTTACCCGACTTCCGCTTCTTGACGATGACGGCATTCAACAGGACTCTCCCGTTGCACCAAGAGTTTCGCTTAAAAATGGCATTTTAGACAGTTCAATAAGTGCCCTCACGGTTTCCCCTTTTTCAACCCAAAGCAGTACGGTGCTGCTGGGGCTTACCAACTCCAAACTCCTTAAAGTGGAGAATGCCCACGGCGCTCCCGAAAATGCCACCTGGAAAGAGATCACCGGACCCGGATTCATTGGAAGTATTTCGGATGTGGAATACGGTGAAACTGAAGATGAAATTTACGTAAGCTTTTACAATTACGGGGTAAAAAGTATATGGTATACTTCAAATGCCGGTGCAGCTAAGCCCACCTGGACAAGTAAGGAAGGCAACCTTCCCGATCTTCCCGTACTTTCCATTCTTCACAACCCGATTAACGAAGACGAGGTAATTATTGGCACTGAACTCGGAGTTTGGGCCACCGAAAATTTCACCAGCAGCCAACCCGTCTGGGCACAGTCTTATAATGGAATGAGCGACGTGAAAGTGACCGACCTGGATCTCAAAAAGGGCAATAATGTTGTCTATGCTGCGTCTTACGGGCGCGGGATCTTTTCAGGTCAATTCAAAACGGCCAAAGAAGAAGCTGAGGAACGCGGAGAAGTTGTAGTTGAAGAGAACCTGATTGTGGTAGATCCCACTGTTTCTGGCGGAAATTTTCAGATTGTATCGGGAGAGGACATAGCAGATATGGAAGCTTACGTCTACAATCTTCAGGGTAAACTGATCCAGGTTGTAAAGCAGCCCCTTACAGCCAATGAACCCATTGATGTTAATCTTGTGACTGAAGCTTCAGGAGTATACCTGTTTAAGATCACGGGTGCCGGAAAAACACAGGTTCAGAAAGTAATTAAAGTTAAGGACCTGGAGTAACTGTTAAAAAGAATACACCACTCCCACTCCCAGTAACTGCTTGAACTGGACTTTTGGGCCGCCGGTCTCGAGTTCCCCATCGCCGTCTAGATCCTGCTTGAACTTTACGTCATCGTCATATTTTAGATGAGAGCCCACGTTGGCCTTTACGTAATCGTTCACCTGCAGGTCGAGATTGAGTTCCCAGTCAACATCTATATTTCCGAACTGGTTGAGATAATCGGAATATAAGCGCAGACTGTTATTGAGGTCTATATTGTCAAAGATCTTCTTCGAAAATGCACTGCTCACCAGGAAGCCCAGCTGCGTTCTCACTTTTTCCCCTTCGTCAATGATATTTCCCTCCTCATCTCTCACAGCCGGCGAAACCCCGAACATCCCTTCATTTGCCAGCCGTTGGTCTAACACAAAAGTCGATTTTTGGGTAACCGGAGAGATATACACGGTAAGGTCTTCTTTTGGGGAAGAATATTCACTTCCTACCCCTACAAAAGCATAACCCGGGGCCATAAATTTAGAAATTGGGGTCTCGGTGTTGGGATACCTGTACCCGAAAGAGAGCTGCGTGTTAAATGTAAATTTAGCCGAATAATACCAATTGGAAACCGAATCTCGCCGGTACCCGAAATTGGAGTTGATCTCTAGGTTATCTTCTGTCTTTCGAAGTTCCCTGCCTTCCTGCGCGTTAAATCCATATTTTACTGCAAGGGTCGAATTCCAGTTTAAAAGTTCTTTCTGGTATTTCCTTCCGAAGAGTCCGTGGAGCAGGGCAGAAAAAGAATTGTTACCACCCGAGTTCCAGTTGATAAAAGCTACTTCATTCAGGTTCACCCCAACTTTATTGGTATTTTTCCAGTAGTTGATCTTTTCATTTACCACTTGAGTGGTATCAACAGCTGTGGTATCTCTTTCGGTACTAAAGCCCAGCAGGCTAAACAGTAAAAACGGGAGGCTAATGAGGAACTTGTGCATTATTTTAATTTTCTGAGCAGGCCGCTAAGACATGCCTTAATACTTTCAACGTCAATTTTTGATTTTTCTTGTAATTCTTCCACTTTTCCGTGGTCTGTAAATTGATCGGGCAGGCCCAGGGCGGTAATTGGGAGCTGATGATCGTGCTGCTGGGCAAATTCCATCACCGCCGATCCTGCCCCGCCTTTAATTACGCCGTCTTCTACAGTAACTAGCATTTTATAGCCAGCCATGATCTCGTGCAGCAGCCCTTCGTCTAAAGGTTTTACAAACCGCATATCAAAGTGACCGATGGCTTCAGGTTCTCCCAGGTCGTGCAGTACTTTTTCAACATTTTTACCAATAGAGCCAAAGCTAAGCACGGCAATAGCACTTCCTTCCTTCAGCTTTCTAGCTTTTCCGAAGCCAATCTCTTCAAATGGCAACTTCCAGTCTTCTACAAAACCCCTGCCTCTTGGGTAACGTATGGCCAGGGGGTGGTTCAACTTCCCGGTTTGGGCAGTGTACAGCATATTTCTAAGCTCCACCTCATCAAGAGGTGCAAAGATCATCATATTAGGGATACAGCGCAAATAAGCAATATCAAAACTACCGTGATGAGTAGCGCCATCTTCGCCTACGAGCCCTGCCCTGTCAAGACAAAATACTACCGGCAAATCCTGGATCGCCACATCATGTATCACCTGATCGTAAGCCCGCTGGAGAAAAGTGGAATAAATAGCACAATAGACCACAAAACCCTGGGTGGCCATCCCGGCGGCAAGAGTCACGGCATGCTGCTCGGCAATTCCCACGTCAAAAGCCCTGTTTGGAAAAGCCTGCATCATGTATTTGAGCGAACTGCCTGTTGGCATGGCGGGGGTAATTCCAATGATCTTTTCGTTCTTTTCGGCAAGCTCCACCAGGCTTAATCCAAACACATCCTGAAATTTGAGCGGCAGCTTACTGGCATCATAAGGCAGCAACTCCCCGGTTTCAGGAAAGAATTTACCCGGGGCGTGATATTTCACCTGGTCTTCTTCAGCTTTTTTCAGGCCTTTCCCTTTAGTGGTGATCACATGAAGAAACTTGGGGCCTTTTATTTTCTTAAGCACTTCAAAAGTTTCCAAAAGGCTTTTTAGGTCGTGCCCGTCTACCGGGCCAAAATATTTAAAGTTGAGCGCTTCCACGATATTATCCTGCTTCGGCTTATAGCCAACCCGCGCTTTTGTGAGATAATTCTTTAAAGCTCCCACACTGGGGTCAATTCCAATGGCATTGTCGTTGAGAACGATCAAAAGGTTAGCATTGGTTACCCCGGCATGGTTCAAACCTTCAAAAGCCATCCCGCTGGCGATAGAAGCATCGCCTATCACGGCAATATGCTGCTTCTCATTATCGCCTTTTAAACCCGAAGCCAGTGCCATGCCCAATGCGGCCGAAATTGAGGTGGATGAATGCCCCACCCCAAAAGTGTCATATTCGCTTTCGCTTCTTTTTGGAAAGCCGCTGATGCCGTTAAGCTGCCTGTTTGTATGAAAATTCTCTCTTCTGCCGGTAATGATCTTGTGCCCGTAAGCCTGGTGCCCCACATCCCATACCAGCAGGTCTTCTGGTGTATCAAAAACGTAATGCAGGGCCAGCGTAAGTTCTACAACCCCAAGGCTGGCGCCCAGGTGGCCTTCTTTGGAAGCAACGATCTCAATAATGAATTTCCGCAATTCTGCGGCCAGCTGCGGAAGCTTTTCAGGAGCAATTTTCCGAAGATCTGCAGGAGAATTAACGGTATCGAGAATAGTTTTTGCCATAAAAAACAAAGGTACATTTTGAAATCGTATTTTTGAATATGCAATTAGTTTTTGACGACGTTTATTTTATGCGGAAAGCCCTTGAAGAGGCGCAGCAGGCTTACGAAAAAGGGGAAATTCCCGTTGGGGTTGTGATTGTGGCCCAGGAAAGGATCATTGCCCGCGGACACAATCTCACCGAACTGCTGAACGATGTAACGGCCCACGCCGAAATGCAGGCCATCACCTCGGCTGCGAATTTTTTAGGCGGAAAATACCTGCTCGACTGTACCATGTACGTGACTCTGGAACCCTGCCAAATGTGTGCCGGCGCCCTTTACTGGAGCCAGATATCAAATTTAATTTTTGCTGCTTCCGATCCTGAGAGGGGCTACAGAAGCATGGGTGCAAAACTCCACCCAAAAACAAAGGTCAAAAGTGGCATTTTAGAAGAGGAAGCTTCGCAGCTCCTGAAGCGGTTTTTTATTGAAAGAAGGAATTTGAATTAGAGGAAAGAGCCAAGAAACAAGAGCCAAAAATTAAGATTTAATTATTACTGTGTAGCTCTGGGGCCTTTACTCCGGGCGTCCTACCCTTAATGCCGCTCCTCCGGAGCTCTTTGCAGCATCAATTTAAGAGGACAGAACCAGGAGACACGACTGTAGAAGGTAACCCTTTCAAAGTTTTAAATCCTGAAAGAATTAAAAAAAGATCCTCTTCAAAAATGCCATTTTTGAAGAGGATCTCTGGCTAACTCAACCTGCTTACTTCGTGATCAAGACCCAATCGATAAGCACTTCGGCTTTACCCGATTTTATCAGTTCTACGGTAGATGAAGGCAGTCCGTTGTAAGGTTCTTCCACTCCGTTGGTCTTATAGGGATATGCGCCACCCAGCGCCAGATTCAGAATAAGGTATTTTGGGTTGTCAAAAGCCCATTTTCCGTAGTGTTCTACCATGGGTTTGGTCACCCTGTAGATCAACCGGCCGTCAACTTTGAAATCGAAACCTTCGGGAGTCCAGTCTACAGCATACACATGCCAGCCGGTAACATCTTCCCCTTCGGGAAAAAAGTATTTGTTCACCAGCGGGGTTTCGCCTGAATATCCGGGGCCGTGAAGGGCCACCCCAATCCAGTCTGTTTCACCCACATATTCCATGATGTCAATTTCACCAGTTTCGGGCCAGTTGCCCCCACCAAGGGCCCAAAAAGCCGGCCAGTAACCCGCGCCTTTTGGCAACTTCATCCTGGCAGCTGCCGTACCATAGGTGAACATCACTTTATCCCGGGTGTTGATCCTTCCGGAGATAAAATCGAAATTATTGCCTTTATAGTTGATATAATTCGGGCTATAATGGGCTTTGAGAACCAGCGCATCTTCAACTCCCCCTGCTTTGGCACCTTTTACGGTAAAAACAGTGGCCGAAGAATCAATGTAGATTTGCTGTTCATTGTTCACCCAAAAGTCGGTGCCCTGCACATTCCATTTTTGGCGGTCGAGGCTGGTTTCAGCAAAATCGTCAAAGAAAAGTGTGTCTTTTTGAACTTTTGCACCTGCCTGCTGTGCAAAAAGATTCCCTCCTGCAGAGATCATTACTCCCAGAAGAATATTTTTTAAATTTTTTGTGTATATCTTTTTCATTCTTAATGTAGGGTTCAAAAATGGTTTTCAAAAAGGTCATTTTTGAAAACCATTTTGTTAGTTGAGTCGGAAGCTTTCAGTTTTAAGGTCCCTGGAATTACCACCTATCATCACCTGGAATTCTCCAGGTTCTGCAGCCCATTCTTTATTGGCATTGTAAAATTTCAGCAATTCGTTTGATATGGTAAAGCTCACCTGTTTTGTCTCTCCCGGTTGCAGTTCTACCAGTTCAAAACCTTTCAATTCTTTAACCGGCCTGGTAGTACTGGCCACCATGTCTCTGAGATACAGCTGCACCACCTCTTTCCCGGCTTTTTTTCCGGTGTTGGTAACAGGCACGGTGACCGTTAATGACTCCTGCGGATTCATTTCTTCTGAAGAAAGTTCTAAATCGCCATATTCAAAAGTGGTGTAACTAAGGCCGTAACCAAAGGGGTACAGGGCTGTTTTCTCTTCATCGGTATAGGCTGAATAAGTAACATCTGTAGGATTGGAAGGGCGACCGGTATTTTTCTGGTTGTAATACAGCGGCTCCTGGCCCACAGCTCTTGGGAATGACACCGGAAGTTTAGCTGAAGGATTGTATTTTCCGAAGAGCACATCGGCAATGGCGTTACCGCTTTCGGTACCCAGTTGCCATGCCACCACAATCGCGGGAATATTCTGGGCGGCCCAGGAAATCTCTAAAGGACGGCCATTTTGGAGTACCAGCACCACATTTTTGTTCACCTTGTAAACTTCCTGCATAAGTTCCTGCTGCACGCCCGCCAGGCCAATATTCACCTGA
This Salinimicrobium tongyeongense DNA region includes the following protein-coding sequences:
- a CDS encoding DUF3109 family protein, with product MFQLGKTIVSEEILKKDFVCNLSACKGACCIAGDAGAPLEEAETHILEDIYPLVKPYLRKEGIAAIEKQGTSVIGEDGEYETPLIDGADCAYVTFDKKGTALCGIEEAYNQGDIKWKKPVSCHLYPVRTQDYSEFSAVNYHHWYICDDACTLGKELQVPVYRFVKEALIRKYGEDWYAELEKVAENLKEQEK
- a CDS encoding DUF4412 domain-containing protein, whose translation is MKRFIHLILAIIFMAGTTTAEAQFFKKLKKKVEEKVEDAAIKNVSDKAAKETNKSLDNLWAKQLETSNYSMGMNMVDPSEIPDSYNFDWKYTLQMNTSEGTMDMVYHIKENAPYVGIKIPQAENMLSVLDNKRNMTVLYMNSEGNKMVMATRFDVSEENMEADTPYDEMKFEKIGKKTILGYECQGYSSENDENVFTFYVTDETGLSFSDFFQKNQKNIPEGLDADWIKDGKGLMMEMQMKDKKNPEKNVSMLCTGIEKQAFSINTSDYQSMGGGR
- a CDS encoding Gfo/Idh/MocA family protein, with protein sequence MKNRRTFIKTSGLFLASSFLPVTTFLGSTRKKKLGVALVGLGGYSTHQLAPALQETQYCELRGIVTGSPEKIPRWQEKYNIPDANVYNYDTMHQIANNDDIDVIYIVLPNSMHAEYTIKAANAGKHVWCEKPMAMNAEECRQMIEACEKNKVKLAIGYRLQHEKNNRIMMKWAETTPYGPMQEVKAAAGFYNSNPGWRAEKEMGGGAMYDMGVYPLNTSRYTVGREPIAVSAKSHTTRDQLFKEVDESMEFTLEFPDGIVANCRTSFGENMNNLEVTCSNGSYYLQPFQTYTGVKGGTSDGKILEPFGKNQQAVQMDDDALAILHDKPMMVPGEEGLKDIVVLEKIFASAAKNGQRLKI
- a CDS encoding ribonucleotide-diphosphate reductase subunit beta, which translates into the protein MASLEPILQENKDRFVIFPVKHHDIWDWYKKMEANFWTAEEIDLQQDLNHWNTNLGTGERNFIKHILAFFATSHAVLRENLAKNFVNEVQYPEARSFYGFQISRENIHFETYSLLINTYIKDEQEKTAFFKASAHQKKNMWAQKWGKSSSFAERLIAFAAIEKIFFSGAFCSIFWLGKQGLLPGLYLASQLVARDKGVQSGFGAHLHNKHLVNRLPKERRREIILEAHNLEREFITASFPNELMGMKCESLLHYLESDTDQLLLQLECTKEFGTEDPLSPMDPDSLQEKTHFLEKRVGAFKNAGTTNKEPEPFRSKNQES
- a CDS encoding deoxyguanosinetriphosphate triphosphohydrolase, with product MNWEQLLSLKKAGDTNKRLRKEQNATRLGFEVDYDRIIFSSAFRSLQDKTQVIPLSKTDFVHTRLTHSLEVSVVGRSLGRLAGQKILEKHPQLEKTHGYQMNDFGAIVAAAALAHDIGNPPFGHSGEKAIGEYFSNGNGRRFRELLTAEEYEDLTKFEGNANGFKILTEDKPGIPGGIRLSYATLGAFIKYPKESLPHKPTARIADKKFGIFQSEKAFFEEVANELGLISSGSGKNLSYYRHPLAFLVEAADDICYTIIDFEDGINLGLIQEEYALEYLINLVKDSIITKKYHNLQTRADRLSYLRALAINTLLTEAVEIFMDNEEAILKGEFHEALFDRSKYEAQITDIIKISIDKIYQSEEVISKEIAGYQMLSHLLDTYTAALLPENGKQTNYNKLVLKLIPEAHHFEDLGVYDKLIKICSYISSLTDSKIVSLFKKFKGLKI